CCGGACCGCGGGGACGGGGGCCGGGGGCGGTCCTGGGGGACCCTGGCCGCAGGCAGGCAGCCTCTTTGCTACTCGGCATCTCCATCGGAGAAGCTCGAGGACGTCTGTGCGGAAAGCCCTGgccgtggggggtgggggtgggggtgggggtccctcTGTGCCCGGCCCTGTTTCCGGCCCCCCTCACCCCtcggggggtggaggggtgggggtcccTCTGTGCCCGGCCCTGTTTCCGGGCCCCCTCACCCCgagggggggtggaggggtgggggtcccTCTGTGCCCGGCCCTGTTTCCGGCCCCCCTCTCCCctcggggggttggggggaggggtccCTCTGTGCCCGGCCCTGTTTCCGGCTCCCCTAACCCCTccgggggtggaggggtgggggtcccTCTGTGCCCGGCCCCCCTCTCCCCGCGCCCACAGAGGAGCAAGCACCTCGTTGTGCTCGAGGCAGGCGATCATGATCTCCGACAGAATGACGACGCCCGTCCGCCCCACGCCCGCACTGCAGTGGACCAGCAGCGGGGGGTTCGGGCTTTTGGGTTCGCTCGTGCTGTTCGTATGGCGTCGAACAGACTGGATCTCCTCGAGGTATGCTGTGAAACGTGGgtgacacagacagacacaaagGGCCTTAGGCCGAGCAGACCGACCATTTTCAGGTCGTCTCCACTGGCTGAGAAGGCCCCAGACAGAGCACCGGGTGCCGATGAACCAGCCCAGCTACTGACCCGCAGGGTGGTCTCGGGAGAGTTCCTGCCTTTACCTGGAAACCGGTTTTTCTCATCCgcaaaatgaaaaacttcaggGAACAGGAACTGCCTGGCTCACTAACCAAGTTATACTCTAAAACGTCTTCTGCTAAGCTTTCCCCGAATGCTtgaaattttcagtttaaaaCAAGCCCAGCCTCGCATGCAACAATACAGAGGCGAGAGAGCAGCTCTGGGGCGGCCTCCGGCGCGGGAGCGCAGACACTCACACAGAAAGCCCTTGAGGTCCTCGGGGCAGCCGTGCTCCGGCCAGTCGGTGTACTGCAGGTGCCAGATGGTCCGCTCCTGCCCGCTGAGCAGGTGCTTCATCTTCAGGCCCGTGGTGGCGTAGCAGCCGGAGTCCGTGCGGAAGCGCGTGGTGATCTTGAACCGCCCGTAGGTCACGCTGTTGTGCCTCGAGCCCAGGCGCGGCCAGTACCTGAAGCTCTTCTCCCTTCCGCCCTCCTGTCAGAGACAGCGCTCAGAAAGCGGCCGAGGATGCCCCTGCACGGGGAGCCGCGCCCCCGCCCCTTCCCTAAAGTCAGGACCCACAGCGTCACCGTCACTGCCCGGCTGAGGCCGCGAGAAGACCACGGGAGAGAAGTGAGCCCTCACCTCCTCCGCCGTCACCATGGCTATAATCGCGACCCCCTGCTCCCACACCATCTGCCAAAACTCCGGGCAGGTGTTCTGCAGCGGTCCCTGAGTGGCGATGTAGTCCCACTCGATCCCACGGACACAGACCTGAAATTAGAAACGGGCTTTTTAGAAACGAGTGTGTGTGCGTAACACAGGCATATACACTGGTTCGTGGTAATACTGGAAAAGGGAACTAAACTATTCAGATGAAGACTTTcatcttattctttttccttgttaGTGTAATTTCCATTACTGACACTTTTATAAGCATAAGCGTTATGAATTTATATAATGTCTACATGTGACCTGTATATATTTCCTTAACCTCTCCAAATCTCAGTTCTCGTCTGCACAATAAAAATACTCCCTGCTCTCCTCTTGTCGGGATTGCTCGAGTCAACATATTCAACGCCCTGCACACGTCACGGTGTCAATAAATGGCTGTTATTCCTGCTGTTAGATGGTTCTTCTGAAAACAACATCAGCATCATCGCACCCCAAAGTTCAAACACAATCTTCCCTCGTGAAGCACGCCGCACAGTAGGATCAAGTACAAGCAGTTAAGTCAAAAACCTAAGTCAAATGTCAAATTTCTAGGGGGAAAGAAAATGTCTTCCTACCTAAGGCGTTCACCACTGAACTCCTGAGCCAGATCACTCTCCATGATGATACTAAATTTCCACTTAAGATTGAAATGGGTATTAAGATTGAACACCTCCTTGAAAACATTCTCGTAATTATGAGAGCTGTAGTCAGGAAATGGGCTTAAATCTCGGCTCCCCCATACTGAGTGATGACCGTAATGGGCTTCCAGAGTGCCCCGGGTAAACCCTGGGACGAAGACGCAGCCCGAGTCACGCCCCCGCGCTCCCACACGGCCCCAGGGCCCATAGTGAACAAGGACCAGggcgaggggctgggggctgggggggccaTGCACTTTCCGACTCAGAAGTCAGTACAGCGGCCCACACGGCGCACTGCAGGGTGATCTGGGAATTCCTCCCGCTGCTGCTGAAGACCTCGAAATGCCACCATGGAGCCTCAGCGTTCTTCAACTCTCACCCCTCCAGTCGAGGGAGACGGGGTACACGATTCCAAAGAAGTGCtcctcagtcaggtccaactctgcacaaccccatggactgcagccctccaggctcctctgtccacgggattccccaggcaaggatgctggagtggggggccgtgcccacctccaggggatcttttcaacccaggggtggaacccaggcctcttATGGCCCTGCACTGGagggtgggctctttaccactagcgccgcctagAGAGCAAAGCTTGTGCGTGGAACTCTGCTGGCTGCTCTGTGGCCGCCTGcaggggagggggtttggggagaATGCATGCCTGCAGGTCTGGCTGAGTCCCCTCACTGTGCACTTGAAACCATCACAGCATGGTTAATCGGCTGCACCTCTGAaccaaattaaaagtttttaaaaacaaaaagctcatGCACAGATTCCCAAAGACTGTCAAGGGCAGACTGCTGGGTCCGGGAAGTCTCACTTGCGAAATGGCTCTCATCCAACGTCACCTGCAAACTGAATAAAATGTGGGAAAGAAGAAAGGTAACACCTGATCATGAGGATACTTCCTCATTCACTCACTATAAGGAAACATCTTCTTTCCAGAGTTAGGAACTGACTGTGCAGCCAGCGTGAACAGAGGCGGCGACGATGGAGAAGACAGAGCTTCTGGCTTTTCTCACCTCCCCCAGATGGACCATCCCTTTTTCCACTTTACTGGGCGGAACCTTACTCAGGTACATGGCATTACCCTGTTTCCGGGGGGGAATGCGGCACCGCTTGCCCACGGAACAAAACGGTGTTTAAAAAGGAGTGAGAGAGTGGGCAAGGAGCGCAGACGGGCTCCAGTGTGAGGGACGGCGTTGGTGACACCACCCGACACACACGTGCGTCACACCAAAATGCACGGAGGTGAGTGACAAGGGAAAACAAGCCATTCAGCTGCTCCTGAGAGAACCTGTGAGCTAGAGAGGGCTCCAGATTCAGAAGCACCAAGTGCTCCAGGCAGACGGACGAGCAGCCCGGAAGTCCTGGGGACGAAGCTGGGGCCAGGGGAACCAAAGACCATCCCGCCCTGGGGTACGGATTTACCAGCCTGCAGAACAGTCTGTCAAAATGGTTCCAAACGAGGGTGtttttagaaaacagacttgAAAGCAAGCCTCACCCCTCTTGTGTTACTCATTTAACTGCAGGACTCTGCCCCACCATTCTAACACTCCCCTCACCTTGATGTGGGAGGCGTTGATGTAGCCGGTGTTGTTCTCCTTGGTCGGGACCAGCTCCACCCTGGCGTCGTCGTAGGGAAGCACATCCTGGAACCGATTTCTTTCTGCGTTTTCAGGGAGGCGGGCTGTGGAGCACTCGCCGTCAACTAGCcgttttttaagaattctttcatATTCTGTGAATACCATTCCCTGCTCTAACCGCTGTTCCAGAATTTTACACTGAAAAACACAAAGTGAGGAAGAATATGACTGCAGTCACAGGCCACACGCAGCTGCATCCTGACTGCATGTCTGAAAACTCGCTTTCTGCCTCAAGTCTAATGTTATCCAATACTGAAAATTCTAGGTGAAACTGAAGTTAAATTTAACAAGTCATTACAATGAAAGGACAAATGAAATAATCTTCTTGGTGAGAAATATAATGCAAACTTCTGTTTAAACTTGTTCTAGAATAATTCATTGAATTCATTTTCTCTAAATCTATAGTCAATCACTTGACCCCCTTAGAAGGTTTGGGACTGACGCATATACACTGCTGtagttaaaatggataatcaacaaggacctgctggcaagcacaggaactctgctcaatgtcaggtggcagcctggacgggagaggggtttgggggagaatggatacatgtacacggatggctgagtccctttgctgtccacctgaaaatatcataacattgttaattttaATTACCTGACCCCCTAAGAATAGAAAATTCTCCTGGAGAACAGTAAATCCTAGAGTAGGATAATTAATTCCAACTTCTATGAACAAGAGCTTCAATTTTGTAATATGACATATAAAACACTAAAATAGTCAATGTTGGAAATTATCTCCAGGATCCAGCTGTAAGCACAGTAATTTCTGCTTAGCATAATTCACGCCTGCCCAATTTTGACAGAATAGAACCTCACAGCAAATACGTCTCAGTCACAAGGAAAGTTTTGAAAAACTCAGTAACTGTTCACTGTTAAAAGGTTACGATATCAGGACAGCAGTCATTGTCTGCTTTCTTTCCTATGAGTACTCACATGCAATTGCTGATTTATTCTAACTTTACGGCCACAAGAAGGTAAATAACAACAGCCAGAAAATCAACATTTAGCCTGAAATGATCTATTGAGGCATTTATAAGCTTGCCCAGTTTTGCAGTCCAGGTGACAAAGTTCCTAATACTCCTGTGAGATTATCAAATGGCTTAGAAAATCCAGCAGATTCTCAGGAAGGCGGCTCTGCTGCGCGGCTGTCCCCGAGAAGGCGGGCGGCCTGCGGTCCTGTACGTACCCTCTCATCATTAGTGGCTCTGGCCGGCACGTCCTTCTCCTCATCAGGCAGCGGCAGTCGAGACAGGGAGAGTCCATTTAGAGCAGCCAATTTGAGAGGACCGATTTTTTTTGCATCTCCTCGGCTCTTTTTCATTCCCTGCAAAAATATTTACAGGTATATATATCAAACATACATGCAGGCAATCCCTCTGAGAAGAGATTTCAGTGAactgaagacaggaaagaaacagagggagGGAAGGTTCTCCTAAACCAACCACCGCAGAAGAGATGAGATGAtgacgctcacacacacacacacatttgtttcaCAAATATGAGGAGGAAGACATTCCATTCAAGGCCAAAGCCCTGATAAGTCTTCCAGATAGAAGGTTTTGAAATGCAGCTGGTTTCAGGGCTCTGTTGTAATGGAAGGTGAGGTTCCAAGCAGACGGCATTCCTTCACGGGATTCAGAGGGCTCCTGAATGTCAAACTGTGACACGCACGAAACTCAGCTGCAGTCCACGCTGAGGGTTCGGATGTCGTGGCCTGGCTGTAGTGAGCTTTCACACGGCAAAACGACAGCTTCTCCTCAGTGTTTTCTGCGGCGGCTCTGCTGCGTCCTACAATCCGTGGCAGACTCGTGTGACTCGGGTTAGACTACCACACTTCTGGTAAATGCTGCCTTTTCAAGTGAAGAAAACAGCAGGGCCAAAATCTCCGTCGTTACACCATGAGAGGGTATGAGAGAGGGCATCCGTGGAACTCTGTCTTCTGAAAACTGGGCTTTCTTCAAGCCAGCAATTTTGCTCTCACAGGCAAAGGAGCCCAAGAATGCCAAGTCCTCTTTAATAGTCTACACCTCCTGGAAAGCCATGGGATATAATTATAATGACGGCAGCCCTACTCTGACAGAAATGGTTTCCTCAGTTCTGTTTCATAAATGAAATCAACTCTACCCCAGCTCTGTCAGCCTCACAGGGAGCCGGAGAGAGAGGCCCACAGACTACCAGGTTCCTGCTCAGGAGACAATGTCATGATTCTCGGGTGTACAGGAAACAGGTAAGCAGCTAACAGTGCGCTGGGGcggcggggggggcgggggcgcgtTCTGATGTATGACGCTTGCCAGGTTCCAGGGTGCAAATTCTCCCACCACGGCTAAGGTCAATCTGCCTCATGAGAGCCCGGAAATGGAATACTTAGCTCCCTGACAGCCAGAAATGGCCCCTAGCACTTCTCGGCCTGAAAATGCTCCAGCACACGTCCTGGGTGATTGCTAAGGTCAACTGTAAAGCCAGTATTTGAAGGGGCTCATAGTCAAAACTCACCCCAAACACCCCTCACTTAGCTGTCAGAGGTTTTAAATGTACAGGCCGAATGGTGGTTTCTCCTGTGAGAACCACCACGCAAGACTGAGGGTGAAACAAAAACTCTTTATGTAAACACACAAGCATTCAAACCAGTCCACCTCTGCCTGATAGCAATCAAGTCCCTGCAGGTGGAGACGGGTGGAGAACTCCAGAATGTACCTGCTTATCTGCAATTCATTTCACTGTTTTTAGTACTAAACCTCCATAACCATAATTCACATAGTATCTTCATTCGCTTGTGGTCACCATTAAAACAACAAAGGCAACCGGGAGTTACTACAAAGGGGTCAGAGGGGTAGCAGGGGGTTGAACTCCAGCTCTTGGGAAGTCAGTCAGTTAAATGTATGATGCAACCTCACAATAAGTTAAACTTGACTGAGCACTTTCTACGAGCCAGGATCTCACTTTTTTTCCTCCAACAACTCCCTGGGGTTGTCtcaattacaaatgaaaaaacaggaGTCAGAGAGATTAAGTTCCTGGTCCAAGGTCATACCAGCTAGCTGCCTCCTTATATATGGTAAACAGGCTCAAAACAATAGAAACCCTGCATTCAAGTCAGTCGTGCTAAAACACTTTCTGAGTCTAACCTTAAGTGGGACCTAACACCGCACCACAGAAGACAGAGGAGGGGTGCCCGTCACGGATGGAGGAGCTGAGGGGCTGGTGTGTGAAGGGCCTGGCCCCCTGGGAGAGAACCAGTGAACAGCACGGTCTGGACTCAGAGCCGATTTCCACTCTCAGGTCCTGTACCTATTCCCAGGCCACGGCTGCCATTCACGTCTTCCCTAAGAACGttccttatttgaaaagaccggggcggggggtgggggtgcttccctggtggtttggtggtttgGAGTCTGccatgcaggggacgcaggtttgatccctggtctgggaggattccacctgtcctggggcaactaagcttacACGCCGCAAACAAGGGGAGCAGAAGCATAACTCAGTCCACGGTCTCACTGACACTGTAGGCCTCCAAGTCAAGGAGGGAGGCATCTTGCACCTTTAGAGAACCCAAATCACAGTCCTCAGATTTAGCAGAGCTTGCTGGGCCCATTCAAAAACTACAGGGACAACAGGCTTGAATACTGGACTCTACTCATCTGGGGCCAGACTCAGGCCCCTCGTTAAGAACTAGGCACAGTCCTTGATGCAATCAGTGAAGAGTGTCAACTACCAGAGGGCCGGAGCGACAGGTGAGGACTCAGGCTGAGTTACTCCTTCCAGGAGACACATCCACACCCCGTCCCGCCCTGAATCACCAACACTGGGCCATCCCCTCCGCTTCAGCCGACCTGAGACACTGGCCTTTACTGTAGGCAGCTGAGTAAGAATGCACTcccaggaaaaagtgaaaatcaacTTAGAGAGAGCCCACCTGCCAGGACAGGAAACATGGGGGTCcagcccctggtctgggaagatcccacgtgcctcgaaACAACTAAGGTGCAGCGACTGAGCCTGGGCCACAGCCACAGCCCCGAGGAGCCCCGGCGGAGAGCAGCCTGCCCGCCGCCCCTGGAGAAAGTCCACACGCAGCAACAGAGATCCCGTGCAGCTAAAAGTGAAGTGACTGGTTTTccaaaacaaacttacagttcaAGACCAttcaaagaaaacacatttaaatccACAGCACTGTTAGTCGTTCGAGTCTGTGTACTCTCATCTATTTCATAACCACTGTTAGGAATTCTCCTCATGCTTATGAAGATGTTTGTGACATCTCAGAGGATCGAATAATACACGAGGCCAGGACCACATTTGCGACGGGCCCGCACGTCTGAGCGTGCTGACCAGCAGAAACAGGAGGCAGAGGCCCGAGCTGCCAGGACACGGGGGTCAATGGCGAGAGCGAATGCAGAGGTTAATGAATCACTCTCACCCGGCAAGAGCCCCGGGCATGGGGAACGGAGGCCTGAGAAAAGCGGAGTCTGAGTCGGGCAGCCAGATGACCCAGAGGGGACATGCGGACATGAAAACGCCACAAATGCCTGGGCAACGCTGGGGGCCTCACAGTGAAAAGGTTtcagtgggaagagagaaaacaacaagGCTGAGACAAGCAATTATTActtaataaaatgtgtgtgtgtgtgttagttgctcagttgtgtccaactccttgcaaccccagggactgtagctctccaggctcctctgtccatgggattatccaagcaggaatactggtgtggaaagccatgtccttctccaggagatcttcctgacccagggatcaaacccaggtctgcatacaatattttaaaatacccaaTACAACCTCAATGCAGAACAGTGTAGAAGAGAGGAGAACCGGTTACAGAGACAAATATGGGTTTAAAATCCGGTCACtcatgagctgtgtgaccttgggaaagttactgaGTATCTCAGAGTACACCTTCTCATCTGTAGAAACAACAGGCCTGTGTAAAGTGGACACAGTGAAGCAGATGGCCTGCTCCGCTTGCAACAAATGCTCTGGGAACGGCCTTCACCAGCTAGAGATGATGCTATGCTGTTCCCTAGTTTGCTTCAAGTAGATAAGAAAGTGCTTAAATCAGCATGCTTTATCACACCGAGTGTGAAGGAGCTGCATTTTCTACCAGGGACCTTCCTCGGGCTCTCAGCTCACTCagtctcttttttaaagacaTCTGGGGTGCTCAGGTGTTTGGTCTTGGCAAACAGCCCAGAATCACCCTCCAGTCCCCAGAGATCACAGCACAGCAGTTTAATCCGCACCCACACAGACCCCACTAAGGACACCTCAGGGGAGCTTCCCTGACCTCACAGGAGCCCCAGGCTGTTTTCACCTGGGGCTCACAAGGCGGTCTTGGCCCAAATCATGAAATCCTCACTTCCTCTTCCCTTGTACCACCTTCGGGAAACTACCCATTCACTGTTTCTCTTCCATTCCACAGAGCCTCCTACATTCACCTTTCCCTCCATCTAAGCCATCATCTCTAGCAATGTCACCAAGATTCTGATCAATCCCCATCATTTCCATAGATAGTCAATCTCAGAGTgttccaaaataaagcaaaaatgggGTAAAACGTGTGTGTCTGCTGGGAAACGGGGCTGTTTGAAAGAAGTTCCAAGGAAAAAGCTGAAAACATCAGAAGTCACAGACAAGACGGACAAAGGGCAGACGGTGCAGAGAAGGGCAGGTCTGCAGGGGGCACAGCGCTGCGGGGTGAGGCCCCCCGCGCCCACCCCGCACGGCGCACGGCTCACCCCCAGCGGCGGAAGCCCTTCCACCGCGTTCTTCTTCGCGGAGAGGAGATCAGACGCCGGCCTCTTCTGCAGCGAGTCCCTACGGGCGCGGTACCTGCCCGACGTGGTGAGGTCTGACTCAGATGCAGACGGTGACAACAGCCCGTCCCGCCGGGGCCGCGGGCCCTCCCCGGGCGCAGCGCCCGGGGCCTGGGGCTCCAGGATGTGCAGGGGCCCAGGGGCTGGAGGTGCGGCACGGGGGCCGTCCAGGGGGCGTCCGCTCCGGGAGCCGGGCGGTGGCATAGGCCCCTCCTCGGGGTCCTCGTCCTCATCCTCGTCGCTGCTGTGGATCAGCACGGTGGCGTCGGACAGGGACTTTCCGTGCCCGCCTTGTAGGCTGCCCCGCGGCCCAACGGCGCTGTCCTCCGCCCGCGGCGCCGGGGCCAGCGCGGCCCTCTCCTGCAGCCGCAGGCCCTCGAGGCCGTGCGCCAGGCCGGCCAGCTCGATGCTGTTGCGCTCCTGCAGCCGCGCGCGCCGGGCAGCTGTCAGTGGCTCGCTCACCTCCTGCAAGGAGTGCGCCACCGGCGAGCTGTCCTCCTGGAAGGTCTGCACGGAGTGGTGCACGCGGCGCGTGATGAGGTCGGGGCTGCTGCTGGCGGGCGGCTGGCGGGACAGGTCCGGGGTGCTGTTCGCCGGCCGCGGGTGCGGGTAGGGGGGCGGCGGGCGGTACACCTGCGTCCTCAGGATGCTGGGCGCAGGGCAGTCGCGCGCCTGCAGCTGCGCGTTGGTCAGCTCGGGCACGCTCACGGCGCCCAGCCCCGGGCGCCGCCCGGCCGCCGAGGCGTAGGGGTAGGGCGCCGG
This sequence is a window from Odocoileus virginianus isolate 20LAN1187 ecotype Illinois chromosome 6, Ovbor_1.2, whole genome shotgun sequence. Protein-coding genes within it:
- the PTPN21 gene encoding tyrosine-protein phosphatase non-receptor type 21: MPLPFGLKLKRTRRYTVSSKSCLVARIQLLNNEFVEFTLSVESTGQESLEAVAQRLELREITYFSLWYYNKQNQRRWVDLEKPLKKQLDKYALEPTVYFGVVFYVPSVSQLQQEITRYQYYLQLKKDILEGNIPCTLEQAIQLAGLAVQADFGDFDQYESQDFLQKFALLPVEWLQDEKVLEEATQKVALLHQKYRGLSAPDAEMLYMQEVERMDGYGEESYPAKDSQGSDISIGACLEGVFVKHKSGRPPAVFRWHDIANMSHNKSFFALELANKEETIQFQTEDMETAKYVWRLCVARHKFYRLNQCSLQTQTVIVNPIRRRSSSRMSLPKPQPYVMAAPPQLQYNGHYTEPYTSSLDNLFVTNQNGFYCHSQTSLDRAQAELGGRVRNGSVYSAHSTSSLNSPQPYLQPSPGSSNPSITGSDVLRPDYVPSHRHSALIPPSYRPTPDYETVMKQLQRGLAPAERHSRSLRNLSLVYSQPEIREHARPGSPPAAPGAFSLSHSFHSPAPYPYASAAGRRPGLGAVSVPELTNAQLQARDCPAPSILRTQVYRPPPPYPHPRPANSTPDLSRQPPASSSPDLITRRVHHSVQTFQEDSSPVAHSLQEVSEPLTAARRARLQERNSIELAGLAHGLEGLRLQERAALAPAPRAEDSAVGPRGSLQGGHGKSLSDATVLIHSSDEDEDEDPEEGPMPPPGSRSGRPLDGPRAAPPAPGPLHILEPQAPGAAPGEGPRPRRDGLLSPSASESDLTTSGRYRARRDSLQKRPASDLLSAKKNAVEGLPPLGGMKKSRGDAKKIGPLKLAALNGLSLSRLPLPDEEKDVPARATNDERCKILEQRLEQGMVFTEYERILKKRLVDGECSTARLPENAERNRFQDVLPYDDARVELVPTKENNTGYINASHIKVCVRGIEWDYIATQGPLQNTCPEFWQMVWEQGVAIIAMVTAEEEGGREKSFRYWPRLGSRHNSVTYGRFKITTRFRTDSGCYATTGLKMKHLLSGQERTIWHLQYTDWPEHGCPEDLKGFLSYLEEIQSVRRHTNSTSEPKSPNPPLLVHCSAGVGRTGVVILSEIMIACLEHNEALDVPRVLDLLRRQRMLMVQTLCQYTFVYRVLIQFLRGSRLI